A window from Gossypium raimondii isolate GPD5lz chromosome 7, ASM2569854v1, whole genome shotgun sequence encodes these proteins:
- the LOC105797459 gene encoding peroxisome biogenesis protein 16: MCESMEAYKTWVRRNKDYVHSLESLANGLTWLLPERFSTSEIGPEAVTAILGIVTAINEHIIDTTPSERHPGSADPLSFPYGLCISALKDLETLVEVIAEQYYGDKKWNFIAVTEAIKVIVRLALFRNSGYKMLLHGGETPNVEISSDDTGSQHRIGGFPRPGGHHHGAGLLQNNHGSNPWTIERRALSALSRFGESARMVSDPVWFQRIQQQHAIMAPPTSVIKRPTLSMILSEKGVNGALFVLGEILFITRPLIYVLFIRRYGIRSWIPWFLSLGVDFIGYGFLSHVTKSRMVEREQWFHLSASEKDEVKRRKLLWALYLMREPFFSKYTRQKLASTESLLEPVPLIGTLTSKLVELIIGAQTRYTYMSGS, translated from the exons ATGTGCGAATCAATGGAGGCTTATAAGACATGGGTTAGGAGGAACAAAGACTACGTACACTCTTTGGAGTCTCTTGCCAAT GGATTGACGTGGCTTCTTCCCGAACGGTTCTCCACTTCAGAGATAGGGCCAGAAGCAG TAACTGCAATTTTGGGCATAGTCACCGCCATCAATGAGCATATAATCGATACTACTCCTTCTGAGAGGCATCCTGGCTCTGCTGATCCTTTATCATTCCCTTATGGGTTGTGCATATCTGCACTAAAGGACTTGGAAACTTTGGTCGAAGTTATCGCTGAGCAATACTATGGTGATAAGAAATGGAATTTCATTGCTGTTACAGAAGCTATCAA GGTGATTGTTAGATTAGCTTTATTTCGGAACAGTGGATATAAAATGCTTCTTCATGGAGGAGAGACTCCAAATGTTGAAATAAGTTCAGACGATACAGGTTCACAACATAGAATCGGAGGTTTCCCTAGGCCTGGAGGTCATCACCATGGAGCTGGTTTGTTACAAAACAATCATGGGTCAAACCCATGGACTATTGAACGAAGGGCATTGTCTGCTTTGAGCAGATTTGGAGAGAGTGCTAGGATGGTGTCTGACCCTGTATGGTTCCAGAGAATTCAACAACAGCATGCTATTATGGCGCCTCCAa CTTCAGTTATTAAAAGGCCTACTCTTTCCATGATTTTGTCGGAGAAGGGTGTTAATGGAGCTTTATTTGTTCTAGGGGAGATCCTGTTTATTACAAGACCacttatttatgttttgttcatTAGAAGATACGGAATTAGGTCATGGATTCCTTGGTTTCTTTCTCTGGGTGTGGACTTCATTGGATACGGCTTTCTATCACATGTTACAAAATCCAGGATGGTTGAAAGAGAACAATGGTTCCATCTTTCTGCCTCTGAAAAGGATGAG GTTAAACGACGGAAACTGTTGTGGGCACTTTACCTCATGAGAGAACCATTCTTTAGCAAGTATACCAG GCAAAAGCTTGCCAGCACTGAAAGCCTATTGGAGCCGGTTCCTTTAATTGGGACTCTAACAT CAAAACTGGTTGAGCTTATAATTGGAGCTCAGACAAGGTACACGTACATGTCGGGATCTTAA